The Macaca fascicularis isolate 582-1 chromosome 11, T2T-MFA8v1.1 genome includes a region encoding these proteins:
- the TMCC3 gene encoding transmembrane and coiled-coil domain protein 3 isoform X2, translated as MKNWDKERLQSKQDYTACDHMMCVKVLYCTWHIVERHDMNTLSLPLNIRRGGSDTNLNFDVPDGVLDFHKVKLTADSLKQKILKVTEQIKIEQTSRDGNVAEYLKLVNSADKQQAGRIKQVFEKKNQKSAHSIAQLQKKLEQYHRKLREIEQNGASRSSKDISKDHLKDIHRSLKDAHVKSRTAPHCMESSKSGMPGVSLTPPVFVFNKSREFANLIRNKFGSADNIAHLKNSLEEFRPEASARAYGGSATIVNKPKYGSDDECSSGTSGSADSNGNQSFGAGGASTLDSQGKLAVILEELREIKDTQAQLAEDIEALKVQFKREYGFISQTLQEERYRYERLEDQLHDLTDLHQHETANLKQELASIEEKVAYQAYERSRDIQEALESCQTRISKLELHQQEQQALQTDTVNAKVLLGKCINVILAFMTVILVCVSTIAKFVSPMMKSRCHILGTFFAVTLLAIFCKNWDHILCAIERIIIPR; from the exons gTAGAACGTCATGACATGAATACCTTAAGCCTGCCCCTGAACATACGCCGAGGGGGGTCAGACACCAACCTCAACTTTGATGTACCAGATGGCGTCCTGGACTTCCACAAGGTCAAACTCACTGCAGACAGCCTGAAGCAAAAAATTCTAAAGGTAACAGAGCAGATAAAAATTGAGCAAACATCGCGCGATGGGAACGTTGCGGAGTATCTGAAACTAGTGAACAGCGCGGACAAGCAGCAGGCGGGACGTATCAAGCAAGTCTTTGAgaagaagaatcagaaatcagctcactccatcgcccagctGCAGAAGAAGTTAGAGCAGTATCATCGAAAGCTCAGAGAGATCGAGCAGAATGGAGCCTCCAGGAGCTCCAAGGACATTTCCAAAGACCACCTGAAGGATATACATCGCTCTTTGAAAGATGCCCACGTGAAATCTCGAACTGCTCCCCATTGCATGGAGAGCAGCAAATCGGGCATGCCAGGGGTCTCGCTCACTCCACCTGtgtttgttttcaataaatccAGAGAGTTTGCCAACCTGATCCGGAATAAGTTTGGCAGTGCCGACAACATTGCTCACTTGAAAAATTCCTTAGAGGAGTTTAGGCCAGAGGCGAGTGCCAGGGCCTATGGGGGCAGCGCTACCATCGTGAACAAACCCAAGTATGGCAGTGATGATGAATGTTCGAGTGGCACGTCAGGCTCGGCCGACAGTAACGGAAACCAGTCGTTCGGGGCTGGTGGAGCCAGCACGCTGGACAGCCAGGGGAAGCTCGCCGTGATCCTGGAGGAACTGAGGGAGATCAAGGATACCCAAGCTCAACTGGCTGAGGACATCGAGGCGCTGAAGGTGCAGTTTAAGAGAGAATATGGTTTTATTTCTCAGACCCTGCAAGAGGAAAGATACAG GTATGAGCGACTGGAGGACCAGCTGCATGACCTGACGGACCTGCATCAGCATGAGACGGCCAACCTGAAGCAGGAGCTGGCCAGCATTGAGGAGAAGGTGGCCTACCAGGCCTACGAGCGCTCACGGGACATCCAG GAAGCCTTGGAATCCTGCCAGACTCGCATTTCTAAGCTGGAGCTCCACCAGCAAGAGCAGCAAGCTCTGCAGACAGACACCGTGAATGCTAAAGTTCTCCTGGGGAAGTGCATCAACGTGATCCTGGCCTTCATGACTGTCATCTTAGTGTGTGTGTCCACCATCGCGAAGTTCGTCTCGCCCATGATGAAGAGCCGCTGCCACATTCTTGGCACCTTCTTTGCCGTGACTCTTCTTGCTATATTTTGTAAAAACTGGGACCATATCCTGTGTGCCATAGAAAGGATAATAATACCAAGATGA
- the TMCC3 gene encoding transmembrane and coiled-coil domain protein 3 isoform X5, producing the protein MNTLSLPLNIRRGGSDTNLNFDVPDGVLDFHKVKLTADSLKQKILKVTEQIKIEQTSRDGNVAEYLKLVNSADKQQAGRIKQVFEKKNQKSAHSIAQLQKKLEQYHRKLREIEQNGASRSSKDISKDHLKDIHRSLKDAHVKSRTAPHCMESSKSGMPGVSLTPPVFVFNKSREFANLIRNKFGSADNIAHLKNSLEEFRPEASARAYGGSATIVNKPKYGSDDECSSGTSGSADSNGNQSFGAGGASTLDSQGKLAVILEELREIKDTQAQLAEDIEALKVQFKREYGFISQTLQEERYRYERLEDQLHDLTDLHQHETANLKQELASIEEKVAYQAYERSRDIQEALESCQTRISKLELHQQEQQALQTDTVNAKVLLGKCINVILAFMTVILVCVSTIAKFVSPMMKSRCHILGTFFAVTLLAIFCKNWDHILCAIERIIIPR; encoded by the exons ATGAATACCTTAAGCCTGCCCCTGAACATACGCCGAGGGGGGTCAGACACCAACCTCAACTTTGATGTACCAGATGGCGTCCTGGACTTCCACAAGGTCAAACTCACTGCAGACAGCCTGAAGCAAAAAATTCTAAAGGTAACAGAGCAGATAAAAATTGAGCAAACATCGCGCGATGGGAACGTTGCGGAGTATCTGAAACTAGTGAACAGCGCGGACAAGCAGCAGGCGGGACGTATCAAGCAAGTCTTTGAgaagaagaatcagaaatcagctcactccatcgcccagctGCAGAAGAAGTTAGAGCAGTATCATCGAAAGCTCAGAGAGATCGAGCAGAATGGAGCCTCCAGGAGCTCCAAGGACATTTCCAAAGACCACCTGAAGGATATACATCGCTCTTTGAAAGATGCCCACGTGAAATCTCGAACTGCTCCCCATTGCATGGAGAGCAGCAAATCGGGCATGCCAGGGGTCTCGCTCACTCCACCTGtgtttgttttcaataaatccAGAGAGTTTGCCAACCTGATCCGGAATAAGTTTGGCAGTGCCGACAACATTGCTCACTTGAAAAATTCCTTAGAGGAGTTTAGGCCAGAGGCGAGTGCCAGGGCCTATGGGGGCAGCGCTACCATCGTGAACAAACCCAAGTATGGCAGTGATGATGAATGTTCGAGTGGCACGTCAGGCTCGGCCGACAGTAACGGAAACCAGTCGTTCGGGGCTGGTGGAGCCAGCACGCTGGACAGCCAGGGGAAGCTCGCCGTGATCCTGGAGGAACTGAGGGAGATCAAGGATACCCAAGCTCAACTGGCTGAGGACATCGAGGCGCTGAAGGTGCAGTTTAAGAGAGAATATGGTTTTATTTCTCAGACCCTGCAAGAGGAAAGATACAG GTATGAGCGACTGGAGGACCAGCTGCATGACCTGACGGACCTGCATCAGCATGAGACGGCCAACCTGAAGCAGGAGCTGGCCAGCATTGAGGAGAAGGTGGCCTACCAGGCCTACGAGCGCTCACGGGACATCCAG GAAGCCTTGGAATCCTGCCAGACTCGCATTTCTAAGCTGGAGCTCCACCAGCAAGAGCAGCAAGCTCTGCAGACAGACACCGTGAATGCTAAAGTTCTCCTGGGGAAGTGCATCAACGTGATCCTGGCCTTCATGACTGTCATCTTAGTGTGTGTGTCCACCATCGCGAAGTTCGTCTCGCCCATGATGAAGAGCCGCTGCCACATTCTTGGCACCTTCTTTGCCGTGACTCTTCTTGCTATATTTTGTAAAAACTGGGACCATATCCTGTGTGCCATAGAAAGGATAATAATACCAAGATGA
- the TMCC3 gene encoding transmembrane and coiled-coil domain protein 3 isoform X4: MRRVERHDMNTLSLPLNIRRGGSDTNLNFDVPDGVLDFHKVKLTADSLKQKILKVTEQIKIEQTSRDGNVAEYLKLVNSADKQQAGRIKQVFEKKNQKSAHSIAQLQKKLEQYHRKLREIEQNGASRSSKDISKDHLKDIHRSLKDAHVKSRTAPHCMESSKSGMPGVSLTPPVFVFNKSREFANLIRNKFGSADNIAHLKNSLEEFRPEASARAYGGSATIVNKPKYGSDDECSSGTSGSADSNGNQSFGAGGASTLDSQGKLAVILEELREIKDTQAQLAEDIEALKVQFKREYGFISQTLQEERYRYERLEDQLHDLTDLHQHETANLKQELASIEEKVAYQAYERSRDIQEALESCQTRISKLELHQQEQQALQTDTVNAKVLLGKCINVILAFMTVILVCVSTIAKFVSPMMKSRCHILGTFFAVTLLAIFCKNWDHILCAIERIIIPR; this comes from the exons gTAGAACGTCATGACATGAATACCTTAAGCCTGCCCCTGAACATACGCCGAGGGGGGTCAGACACCAACCTCAACTTTGATGTACCAGATGGCGTCCTGGACTTCCACAAGGTCAAACTCACTGCAGACAGCCTGAAGCAAAAAATTCTAAAGGTAACAGAGCAGATAAAAATTGAGCAAACATCGCGCGATGGGAACGTTGCGGAGTATCTGAAACTAGTGAACAGCGCGGACAAGCAGCAGGCGGGACGTATCAAGCAAGTCTTTGAgaagaagaatcagaaatcagctcactccatcgcccagctGCAGAAGAAGTTAGAGCAGTATCATCGAAAGCTCAGAGAGATCGAGCAGAATGGAGCCTCCAGGAGCTCCAAGGACATTTCCAAAGACCACCTGAAGGATATACATCGCTCTTTGAAAGATGCCCACGTGAAATCTCGAACTGCTCCCCATTGCATGGAGAGCAGCAAATCGGGCATGCCAGGGGTCTCGCTCACTCCACCTGtgtttgttttcaataaatccAGAGAGTTTGCCAACCTGATCCGGAATAAGTTTGGCAGTGCCGACAACATTGCTCACTTGAAAAATTCCTTAGAGGAGTTTAGGCCAGAGGCGAGTGCCAGGGCCTATGGGGGCAGCGCTACCATCGTGAACAAACCCAAGTATGGCAGTGATGATGAATGTTCGAGTGGCACGTCAGGCTCGGCCGACAGTAACGGAAACCAGTCGTTCGGGGCTGGTGGAGCCAGCACGCTGGACAGCCAGGGGAAGCTCGCCGTGATCCTGGAGGAACTGAGGGAGATCAAGGATACCCAAGCTCAACTGGCTGAGGACATCGAGGCGCTGAAGGTGCAGTTTAAGAGAGAATATGGTTTTATTTCTCAGACCCTGCAAGAGGAAAGATACAG GTATGAGCGACTGGAGGACCAGCTGCATGACCTGACGGACCTGCATCAGCATGAGACGGCCAACCTGAAGCAGGAGCTGGCCAGCATTGAGGAGAAGGTGGCCTACCAGGCCTACGAGCGCTCACGGGACATCCAG GAAGCCTTGGAATCCTGCCAGACTCGCATTTCTAAGCTGGAGCTCCACCAGCAAGAGCAGCAAGCTCTGCAGACAGACACCGTGAATGCTAAAGTTCTCCTGGGGAAGTGCATCAACGTGATCCTGGCCTTCATGACTGTCATCTTAGTGTGTGTGTCCACCATCGCGAAGTTCGTCTCGCCCATGATGAAGAGCCGCTGCCACATTCTTGGCACCTTCTTTGCCGTGACTCTTCTTGCTATATTTTGTAAAAACTGGGACCATATCCTGTGTGCCATAGAAAGGATAATAATACCAAGATGA
- the TMCC3 gene encoding transmembrane and coiled-coil domain protein 3 isoform X3: MPGSDTALTVDRTYSDPGRHHRCKSRVERHDMNTLSLPLNIRRGGSDTNLNFDVPDGVLDFHKVKLTADSLKQKILKVTEQIKIEQTSRDGNVAEYLKLVNSADKQQAGRIKQVFEKKNQKSAHSIAQLQKKLEQYHRKLREIEQNGASRSSKDISKDHLKDIHRSLKDAHVKSRTAPHCMESSKSGMPGVSLTPPVFVFNKSREFANLIRNKFGSADNIAHLKNSLEEFRPEASARAYGGSATIVNKPKYGSDDECSSGTSGSADSNGNQSFGAGGASTLDSQGKLAVILEELREIKDTQAQLAEDIEALKVQFKREYGFISQTLQEERYRYERLEDQLHDLTDLHQHETANLKQELASIEEKVAYQAYERSRDIQEALESCQTRISKLELHQQEQQALQTDTVNAKVLLGKCINVILAFMTVILVCVSTIAKFVSPMMKSRCHILGTFFAVTLLAIFCKNWDHILCAIERIIIPR; the protein is encoded by the exons gTAGAACGTCATGACATGAATACCTTAAGCCTGCCCCTGAACATACGCCGAGGGGGGTCAGACACCAACCTCAACTTTGATGTACCAGATGGCGTCCTGGACTTCCACAAGGTCAAACTCACTGCAGACAGCCTGAAGCAAAAAATTCTAAAGGTAACAGAGCAGATAAAAATTGAGCAAACATCGCGCGATGGGAACGTTGCGGAGTATCTGAAACTAGTGAACAGCGCGGACAAGCAGCAGGCGGGACGTATCAAGCAAGTCTTTGAgaagaagaatcagaaatcagctcactccatcgcccagctGCAGAAGAAGTTAGAGCAGTATCATCGAAAGCTCAGAGAGATCGAGCAGAATGGAGCCTCCAGGAGCTCCAAGGACATTTCCAAAGACCACCTGAAGGATATACATCGCTCTTTGAAAGATGCCCACGTGAAATCTCGAACTGCTCCCCATTGCATGGAGAGCAGCAAATCGGGCATGCCAGGGGTCTCGCTCACTCCACCTGtgtttgttttcaataaatccAGAGAGTTTGCCAACCTGATCCGGAATAAGTTTGGCAGTGCCGACAACATTGCTCACTTGAAAAATTCCTTAGAGGAGTTTAGGCCAGAGGCGAGTGCCAGGGCCTATGGGGGCAGCGCTACCATCGTGAACAAACCCAAGTATGGCAGTGATGATGAATGTTCGAGTGGCACGTCAGGCTCGGCCGACAGTAACGGAAACCAGTCGTTCGGGGCTGGTGGAGCCAGCACGCTGGACAGCCAGGGGAAGCTCGCCGTGATCCTGGAGGAACTGAGGGAGATCAAGGATACCCAAGCTCAACTGGCTGAGGACATCGAGGCGCTGAAGGTGCAGTTTAAGAGAGAATATGGTTTTATTTCTCAGACCCTGCAAGAGGAAAGATACAG GTATGAGCGACTGGAGGACCAGCTGCATGACCTGACGGACCTGCATCAGCATGAGACGGCCAACCTGAAGCAGGAGCTGGCCAGCATTGAGGAGAAGGTGGCCTACCAGGCCTACGAGCGCTCACGGGACATCCAG GAAGCCTTGGAATCCTGCCAGACTCGCATTTCTAAGCTGGAGCTCCACCAGCAAGAGCAGCAAGCTCTGCAGACAGACACCGTGAATGCTAAAGTTCTCCTGGGGAAGTGCATCAACGTGATCCTGGCCTTCATGACTGTCATCTTAGTGTGTGTGTCCACCATCGCGAAGTTCGTCTCGCCCATGATGAAGAGCCGCTGCCACATTCTTGGCACCTTCTTTGCCGTGACTCTTCTTGCTATATTTTGTAAAAACTGGGACCATATCCTGTGTGCCATAGAAAGGATAATAATACCAAGATGA
- the TMCC3 gene encoding transmembrane and coiled-coil domain protein 3 isoform X1, which yields MRRMKNWDKERLQSKQDYTACDHMMCVKVLYCTWHIVERHDMNTLSLPLNIRRGGSDTNLNFDVPDGVLDFHKVKLTADSLKQKILKVTEQIKIEQTSRDGNVAEYLKLVNSADKQQAGRIKQVFEKKNQKSAHSIAQLQKKLEQYHRKLREIEQNGASRSSKDISKDHLKDIHRSLKDAHVKSRTAPHCMESSKSGMPGVSLTPPVFVFNKSREFANLIRNKFGSADNIAHLKNSLEEFRPEASARAYGGSATIVNKPKYGSDDECSSGTSGSADSNGNQSFGAGGASTLDSQGKLAVILEELREIKDTQAQLAEDIEALKVQFKREYGFISQTLQEERYRYERLEDQLHDLTDLHQHETANLKQELASIEEKVAYQAYERSRDIQEALESCQTRISKLELHQQEQQALQTDTVNAKVLLGKCINVILAFMTVILVCVSTIAKFVSPMMKSRCHILGTFFAVTLLAIFCKNWDHILCAIERIIIPR from the exons gTAGAACGTCATGACATGAATACCTTAAGCCTGCCCCTGAACATACGCCGAGGGGGGTCAGACACCAACCTCAACTTTGATGTACCAGATGGCGTCCTGGACTTCCACAAGGTCAAACTCACTGCAGACAGCCTGAAGCAAAAAATTCTAAAGGTAACAGAGCAGATAAAAATTGAGCAAACATCGCGCGATGGGAACGTTGCGGAGTATCTGAAACTAGTGAACAGCGCGGACAAGCAGCAGGCGGGACGTATCAAGCAAGTCTTTGAgaagaagaatcagaaatcagctcactccatcgcccagctGCAGAAGAAGTTAGAGCAGTATCATCGAAAGCTCAGAGAGATCGAGCAGAATGGAGCCTCCAGGAGCTCCAAGGACATTTCCAAAGACCACCTGAAGGATATACATCGCTCTTTGAAAGATGCCCACGTGAAATCTCGAACTGCTCCCCATTGCATGGAGAGCAGCAAATCGGGCATGCCAGGGGTCTCGCTCACTCCACCTGtgtttgttttcaataaatccAGAGAGTTTGCCAACCTGATCCGGAATAAGTTTGGCAGTGCCGACAACATTGCTCACTTGAAAAATTCCTTAGAGGAGTTTAGGCCAGAGGCGAGTGCCAGGGCCTATGGGGGCAGCGCTACCATCGTGAACAAACCCAAGTATGGCAGTGATGATGAATGTTCGAGTGGCACGTCAGGCTCGGCCGACAGTAACGGAAACCAGTCGTTCGGGGCTGGTGGAGCCAGCACGCTGGACAGCCAGGGGAAGCTCGCCGTGATCCTGGAGGAACTGAGGGAGATCAAGGATACCCAAGCTCAACTGGCTGAGGACATCGAGGCGCTGAAGGTGCAGTTTAAGAGAGAATATGGTTTTATTTCTCAGACCCTGCAAGAGGAAAGATACAG GTATGAGCGACTGGAGGACCAGCTGCATGACCTGACGGACCTGCATCAGCATGAGACGGCCAACCTGAAGCAGGAGCTGGCCAGCATTGAGGAGAAGGTGGCCTACCAGGCCTACGAGCGCTCACGGGACATCCAG GAAGCCTTGGAATCCTGCCAGACTCGCATTTCTAAGCTGGAGCTCCACCAGCAAGAGCAGCAAGCTCTGCAGACAGACACCGTGAATGCTAAAGTTCTCCTGGGGAAGTGCATCAACGTGATCCTGGCCTTCATGACTGTCATCTTAGTGTGTGTGTCCACCATCGCGAAGTTCGTCTCGCCCATGATGAAGAGCCGCTGCCACATTCTTGGCACCTTCTTTGCCGTGACTCTTCTTGCTATATTTTGTAAAAACTGGGACCATATCCTGTGTGCCATAGAAAGGATAATAATACCAAGATGA